Proteins encoded together in one Peribacillus asahii window:
- a CDS encoding class I SAM-dependent methyltransferase: MEKYMKQLIMNSPDQKISFCEYMEAVLYTPEIGYYMRSREKIGREGDFYTSVNVGDVFGRVLAKWFAYLIKEYNLPPTIIEIGSGDGKLAYDILHYWKQKEIQLFDCVEYRLVDRSLDHQQRQKERLMAFPQVSFGGVLEQYSEINGIVFSNELFDALPVHSIEKQNGEMVEVFVTVKNEILIEIKSPLRNDKIISYLESQNICLKEGQRMEIPLQMVELYQNLASRIQSGLLVTIDYGYTDKEWQQPIHCQGSLRGYYQHRMVRNVLEHPGKMDLTSHIHFDCLRREGVKYGFVEKDFLQQQAFLVKAGIMDELEEDNGLDPFSETAKRNRAIRSLLVGGYSEYFRVLVQSKGLING; encoded by the coding sequence GCCGTTTTATATACGCCGGAGATTGGCTATTATATGCGTTCTAGGGAGAAAATTGGGAGAGAGGGGGACTTTTATACATCTGTCAATGTAGGAGATGTATTTGGGAGAGTATTAGCTAAATGGTTTGCTTATTTAATAAAGGAATACAACCTGCCTCCAACAATCATTGAAATTGGTTCTGGAGACGGAAAGCTTGCTTATGATATATTGCATTATTGGAAACAGAAGGAGATTCAACTTTTTGATTGTGTTGAATATAGATTAGTTGATCGTAGTTTAGACCATCAGCAGAGGCAAAAAGAACGGCTAATGGCTTTTCCGCAGGTTTCTTTTGGAGGTGTTCTTGAGCAATATTCAGAGATAAATGGAATTGTTTTCTCCAATGAGTTGTTCGATGCTTTGCCTGTTCATAGTATTGAGAAGCAGAATGGAGAAATGGTAGAGGTATTTGTTACAGTAAAGAACGAAATACTTATTGAAATAAAATCGCCATTGAGGAATGATAAAATTATTTCTTATTTAGAGAGTCAGAACATTTGTTTAAAAGAAGGACAGCGTATGGAAATACCATTGCAAATGGTGGAACTGTATCAAAATCTTGCATCGCGAATACAATCTGGATTGCTTGTAACGATTGATTATGGTTATACAGATAAAGAGTGGCAACAACCCATTCATTGTCAAGGCAGTTTGCGTGGTTATTACCAACACAGAATGGTAAGGAATGTTTTAGAGCATCCAGGTAAGATGGATTTAACGTCCCATATTCATTTTGATTGTTTAAGAAGAGAAGGAGTAAAGTATGGATTTGTCGAGAAGGATTTTTTACAACAGCAGGCATTTTTAGTGAAGGCAGGAATCATGGATGAATTAGAAGAAGATAATGGACTTGACCCATTTTCGGAAACAGCGAAGCGAAATCGAGCCATTCGAAGTTTACTTGTCGGGGGATATAGTGAGTATTTTCGAGTTCTTGTTCAGTCAAAGGGGCTTATTAACGGGTAA